The Humulus lupulus chromosome 4, drHumLupu1.1, whole genome shotgun sequence genome has a window encoding:
- the LOC133832609 gene encoding zinc finger BED domain-containing protein RICESLEEPER 2-like, translating into MEIEDENVDDLVKEWIKYVETEEGAVEIERPQKRKRKGKKTSTIWEHFTMVKKKVKGKNNKEEKEEDRAECNYCGADYAVDSKYCGTSTLWSHVEKKCRKCPFSDWVEQNKKQTMITQFTKKTPDSEVNSSGTTTMKFSQRKVRELISKYFIIDELPFRHIEGKGFRLLVTHFFPKFDFPSRFTIARDIYQLFLEEKKKLRNEFFNRRLSLTTDCWTSIQNISYMCLAAHWIDDNWKMQKRIISFIQVPSHKGDMVAKELISCLNHWGITQLFSITVDNASSNDVALRKFKEYLSEKPNALVLGGEMFHMWCCAHILNLVVSDGLKEMSYAISSIRNAVRYVRSSPARLKRFKEACKDVNVESKALLCLDVVTRWNSTYMMLEAALKFKKAFRYLERDATYTKYFEEERFSGSLYVTSNLFFQEILEVQVELNDMKSSTDELMSKMAGSMQLKFDKYWGNVEKINLLQYIASILDPRFKLDVVHNGFRYLYDPILA; encoded by the exons ATGGAAATTGAAGATGAAAATGTGGATGATTTGGTGAAAGAATGGATTAAATATGTAGAGACTGAAGAAGGGGCTGTTGAAATTGAACGACCGCAAAAAAGGAAGAGGAAAGGGAAAAAAACATCAACTATTTGGGAACATTTTACTATGGTTAAGAAAAAAGTAAAAGGtaaaaataataaagaggaaAAAGAAGAGGATAGAGCAGAGTGCAACTATTGTGGAGCTGATTATGCAGTTGATAGTAAGTATTGTGGGACTAGTACATTGTGGAGTCATGTTGAGAAAAAGTGCAGGAAGTGTCCATTTAGTGATTGGGTAGAGCAGAATAAGAAACAAACAATGATAACTCAATTTACAAAGAAGACTCCTGATTCTGAAGTTAACTCAAGTGGGACTACCACAATGAAGTTTAGTCAGAGAAAAGTGAGAGAATTGATTAGCAAGTACTTCATTATTGATGAGCTTCCCTTTAGGCATATTGAAGGGAAAGGGTTCCGCTTGCTTGTTACtcatttttttccaaaatttgacTTTCCTTCAAGATTTACAATTGCTCGTGATATCTACCAATTGTTTTTGGAGGAAAAGAAAAAATTGAGAAATGAATTTTTCAATCGTAGGTTGTCTTTAACTACTGATTGTTGGACTTCCATACAAAATATTAGTTACATGTGCCTAGCTGCTCATTGGATTGATGACAATTGGAAGATGCAAAAAAGGATTATTAGTTTCATTCAGGTTCCTAGCCATAAAGGTGACATGGTTGCAAAAGAACTGATCAGTTGCCTCAATCATTGGGGGATTACTCAACTTTTCTCTATCACTGTTGACAATGCCTCTTCAAATGATGTAGCTTTGAGAAAATTCAAGGAATATTTGTCTGAAAAACCAAATGCTTTAGTTTTGGGTGGAGAGATGTTTCATATGTGGTGTTGTGCACATATTCTGAACTTGGTTGTTAGTGATGGTTTAAAAGAAATGAGTTATGCCATTTCTAGCATAAGGAATGCAGTTAGGTATGTGAGATCTTCACCAGCTAGGTTGAAGAGGTTCAAAGAAGCATGTAAAGATGTAAATGTTGAATCGAAAGCTTTATTATGTTTAGATGTGGTGACAAGGTGGAACTCCACCTACATGATGCTAGAGGCTGCATTGAAGTTTAAGAAAGCTTTTAGGTATTTGGAAAGGGATGCAACTTACACAAAGTATTTTGAAGAAGAAAGA TTCAGTGGGTCATTGTATGTCACATCAAATCTTTTCTTCCAAGAGATTCTTGAAGTTCAAGTTGAGCTGAATGATATGAAGAGTAGTACAGATGAGTTGATGAGTAAAATGGCGGGGAGCATGCAGTTGAAGTTTGACAAGTATTGGGGCAATGTTGAGAAGATTAATTTGTTGCAATATATTGCCTCTATTTTGGATCCAAGATTCAAATTGGATGTTGTTCATAACGGTTTCAGGTATCTCTATGATCCCATTCTAGCTTAA
- the LOC133830913 gene encoding protein DETOXIFICATION 16-like, with product MERRDREEQKPSLTSPLIQVCEETEAENERDRIDEKGIRRKEIVEEVKKQLWLAGPLISVSLLQFCLQMISVMFVGHLGELTLSGASMATSFASVTGFSLLMGMASALDTLSGQSYGAKQYHMMGIHMQRAMLVLVLVSIPLAVIWANTEHILVTLGQDPAIAAEAGKYAQFMIPSIFAYGLLQCLVRFLQTQNIVFPMMISSGMTTLIHIIVCWVLVFKSGLGSRGAAMANSISYWINVLLLALYVKFSPSCAKTWTGFSKEALRNVSTFIRLAIPSAVMVCLEMWSFEMMVLLSGLLPNPALETSVLSVSLNTASTVWMIPFGLSGAVSTRVSNELGAERPEAARLAVCVVLVMTITEGLLVGLVLILIRNVWGYAYSNEVEVVKYVAAMMPILAVSNFLDGLQCVLSGACRGCGWQKIGAYVNLGSYYLVGIPSAVLMAFMLHVGGKGLWLGIICALTVQVFSLFTITIKTNWEQEAKKATDRVYDSIVPAQVVS from the exons ATGGAGAGGAGGGACAGGGAGGAGCAGAAACCATCATTGACCTCTCCATTGATTCAAGTTTGTGAAGAAACTGAGGCTGAAAATGAAAGAGATAGAATCGATGAAAAGGGTATTAGAAGAAAAGAAATTGTTGAAGAAGTAAAGAAGCAGCTATGGCTAGCTGGGCCTCTTATATCTGTGAGTCTTTTACAGTTTTGCTTACAGATGATATCTGTAATGTTTGTTGGTCATCTTGGTGAGTTAACTCTCTCTGGTGCCTCCATGGCAACGTCCTTTGCTTCAGTCACTGGTTTCAGCTTGCTG ATGGGAATGGCAAGTGCCTTGGACACCTTATCTGGGCAGTCATATGGGGCAAAACAGTATCACATGATGGGAATACATATGCAGAGAGCCATGCTTGTACTTGTACTTGTTAGTATACCTCTTGCTGTTATTTGGGCAAACACAGAACATATTCTAGTAACCTTAGGCCAAGATCCTGCTATAGCTGCTGAAGCCGGGAAATATGCCCAGTTCATGATCCCAAGTATTTTTGCCTATGGTCTTCTTCAGTGTCTGGTTAGATTCTTACAGACCCAAAACATTGTTTTCCCAATGATGATTTCCTCAGGAATGACTACTTTAATCCATATCATTGTGTGTTGGGTTCTGGTATTCAAATCTGGACTTGGAAGCAGGGGAGCTGCTATGGCAAATTCCATTTCTTATTGGATCAATGTGCTATTGTTAGCACTTTATGTGAAGTTCTCTCCTTCGTGTGCAAAAACATGGACGGGATTTTCCAAGGAGGCTTTGCGAAACGTCTCAACATTTATAAGACTTGCCATTCCTTCAGCTGTGATGGTGTG CTTGGAAATGTGGTCTTTCGAAATGATGGTCCTTTTATCAGGCCTTCTACCCAATCCAGCTTTAGAAACCTCTGTTCTTTCTGTTAG CCTAAACACAGCTTCAACTGTATGGATGATCCCTTTTGGACTCAGTGGTGCTGTAAG TACTCGGGTTTCAAATGAACTGGGAGCAGAGCGTCCAGAAGCAGCTCGTTTAGCAGTGTGTGTTGTGTTAGTCATGACCATTACTGAGGGTCTGTTGGTTGGTTTAGTACTCATACTGATCCGCAATGTCTGGGGCTATGCTTATAGCAATGAGGTAGAAGTCGTCAAATATGTAGCAGCAATGATGCCAATACTAGCTGTCTCCAATTTTCTAGATGGGCTGCAGTGTGTTCTCTCAG GTGCTTGTAGAGGCTGTGGGTGGCAGAAGATTGGAGCATATGTAAATCTTGGATCCTATTACTTAGTGGGAATTCCATCAGCTGTTTTGATGGCTTTTATGTTGCACGTTGGTGGAAAG GGTCTCTGGTTGGGGATTATATGTGCACTCACCGTACAAGTATTCTCTCTTTTCACAATCACCATAAAAACTAACTGGGAGCAAGAG GCAAAGAAGGCGACGGATAGAGTCTATGATTCTATAGTTCCTGCTCAAGTAGTCTCATGA